CCAGCGGCGGCGTGAAGCGCCCAGCCAGCCAGCGGTAGGCGTCGGCGGCGCTGACCTCTACGCCGGGGTTGACCAGCACCAGATGGACCGGCGGCACGTCCACCGGTTGCAACACCTCGCCCACGCCCGAGGCCAGCGCGGCGCCGCCGGGCAGGAAGAAGGGCACGTCGGCCCCGAGACCTAGTGCCAGGGCCGCGAGGTCCACATCCGACGGGTACAGCCGCGCCAGGGCGAGCAACGTGGTCGCCGCGTCGCTGCTGCCCCCCCCGAGGCCCGAGGCGAGCGGCAGACGTTTGTGCAGTGTGATCGCCGCGCCCTCCCCCACCCCAGCCGCGTCCAGATACGCCCGCGCCGCGCGGTACACGAGGTTGCGGCCGTCGATGGGCAGCGCGGCTCCCTCGACCCGCAGGCTCAGCGCAGGTGCAGGCACGATGTCCAGCATGTCGCCCACTGTGAGAGGGACCATCAGGGTGTGCAACTCGTGGTAGCCGTCCGGGCGGCGCCCGACCACGCTCAGGCCGAGGTTGATCTTGGCGGGGGCAAAGTGGGTGTGGCCGTGGGAGCGACTGGTCATCCGGCGTCCCACACGGCCGCCAGGGCCGTCGCCAGCGCGAGGTCGCCGGGAGCCGTCACCTTAAACAGCCGCGCGTCGCCGGGCACCAGCGCCACCGGTTCCCCCAAGCGCGCGACCAGTCCGGCGTCGTCGGTGGCGACATAGCCGTCGTCCTGCGCCCGTGCGTGGGCTTCCCGCAACACCCCGTGCCGGAAGCCCTGCGGGGTCTGCACCGCCCACAGCCCTTCCCGGGGGGTCGGCTCGCCCCAGCGCTGGCCCGCGCCCGCCTGGTCCGGACCGGCCCGCACCAGCGTGTCGGCCACCGGCAGGGCCGCCGTCGCCGCGCCGAGGTCCTGTGCCGCCGAGAGCACCGCACGCACGACCTCGGCGGGCAGAAAGGGCCGCGCCGCGTCGTGCACGAGCACCACCTCGGCCTGGGTGGCCTCCAGCAGCAGGCGCACGCTGTTCTGGCGCGTCGGCCCCCCGACGACGACGCGGGCCGGGACGCCGGGCGGCAGGGTCCACCCCGCCGGCAGCGCCACGACCACCTCGTCCACGTGGGGAGCCAGCGCGGCCACGCTGCGGGCCAGCAGACTCGCGCCCGCGACCTCAACAAAAGCTTTTGGCCCCAGCCCCAGGCGCGTGCCCGACCCGGCGGCGGGAATGAGGGCGGCCACCCTGGGGGCCGGCGTCATTCTCCGTCCTTCCAGCGGCGGAAGCCCGGCACGTCCAGCCCGAACTGGTCCAGGGCGCGGGCCGTCACGAAGTGGAGCAGCTCAGCCACGCTGTCGGGCGCGTGATAGAAGCCCGGCGAGGCGGTCATGACGGTCGCGCCCGCATCATGGGCTGCCAGCAGGTTGAGGAGCATGGGCCGGGGCAGGGGGTCCTCACGCACGAGCAGCGCCAGCCGCCGCCGCTCCTTGAGGGTGACGTGCGCGGCGCGCGACAGCAGGTTGTCGGCGAAGCCGTGCGCGATTTTGGCCAGTGTGCCCGCGCTGCACGGCACGACGAGCATGCCGTCGGTGCGGTACGACCCGCTGGCGACGCTGGCTGCGAGGTCGCGGTCGTCGTGGGTGTGGGTCGCCAGCGCCGTGAGGTCGGCGAGCTGCGGGCCGCCCTCGGCGCTCATGACCCGCTTGGCCCCACTCGAGACGATGAGGTGGGTCTCGACCTCCAGCGCCCGCAGCGCCTCCAGAATGCTGTGGGCGTAGGGAATTCCGCTGCCCCCACTGACCCCCACCACCAGCCTCATGCGGCCTCCCTCATGCGCTCAGGGCCGCCGTGAGGGCCGCCGCGACCGCCTGCGGGTCGGCCTTGCCGCCGGTGGCGCGCATGACCTGCCCGGTAAAAAAGCCCATCAGGGCCACGCGGCCCCCCCGGTAGGCGGCCACCTTGTCGGGGTTGGCGTTCAGGACCTCCTGCACGGCACTGGTCAGCGCGTCCTCGCCCAGCCCCCCGGCCAGGTTCTCGCGCTCGACGATGACTCCGGGCGCCTCGCCCGACATCGCGGCGCGGGCCAGCACGTCGCGCGCCACGCGGTTGGTTACGCTGCCCGAGGCAAGCAGGGCGGCCAGCGGTGCGAGGTCGGCCGCCGCCACCCTCACCTCGCCCGCGCGCAGGCCCGGCGCGAGGTCGTTCACGGTCCACGAGGCGATCTGGGCGAAGGTCGCGTCCGGCGCCGCCTCCCGCACGAAGGCCAGCAGCACTTCGTCGCGGGCGATGGTGCGGGCGTCGGCGTCGGCGGCCCCCAGTGCGGCCAGACGCGCCACTTCGGCGTCCTGCTCGGGCGTCAGGGCGGGTACGGCCGTGGCCGGGGCGTCCTTCCTGGGGGCGGGTTTCGCGTCCCGTTTCGGACCGGCCTTCTGGGGCGCTTCCGGCTTCTGGGCGCCCCAGGTGTCCTTCAGCGTGATGATGCGCCCGAAGACGAGGGCGTCCTCGCGGCTCTCCTTGGGATCGCGCCAGAAGTAGCCCTGACGCTCGAACTGGTAGCGGGTCTCGGCCGGGTCATTCGCCACGCTCGCCTCGACGAAGCCGCGCGTCACGCGCAGGCTGCCGGGGTTCAGGAA
This genomic stretch from Deinococcus sp. Leaf326 harbors:
- a CDS encoding UbiX family flavin prenyltransferase yields the protein MRLVVGVSGGSGIPYAHSILEALRALEVETHLIVSSGAKRVMSAEGGPQLADLTALATHTHDDRDLAASVASGSYRTDGMLVVPCSAGTLAKIAHGFADNLLSRAAHVTLKERRRLALLVREDPLPRPMLLNLLAAHDAGATVMTASPGFYHAPDSVAELLHFVTARALDQFGLDVPGFRRWKDGE
- the ispD gene encoding 2-C-methyl-D-erythritol 4-phosphate cytidylyltransferase; translation: MTPAPRVAALIPAAGSGTRLGLGPKAFVEVAGASLLARSVAALAPHVDEVVVALPAGWTLPPGVPARVVVGGPTRQNSVRLLLEATQAEVVLVHDAARPFLPAEVVRAVLSAAQDLGAATAALPVADTLVRAGPDQAGAGQRWGEPTPREGLWAVQTPQGFRHGVLREAHARAQDDGYVATDDAGLVARLGEPVALVPGDARLFKVTAPGDLALATALAAVWDAG
- a CDS encoding 4-(cytidine 5'-diphospho)-2-C-methyl-D-erythritol kinase, which encodes MTSRSHGHTHFAPAKINLGLSVVGRRPDGYHELHTLMVPLTVGDMLDIVPAPALSLRVEGAALPIDGRNLVYRAARAYLDAAGVGEGAAITLHKRLPLASGLGGGSSDAATTLLALARLYPSDVDLAALALGLGADVPFFLPGGAALASGVGEVLQPVDVPPVHLVLVNPGVEVSAADAYRWLAGRFTPPLDLPALLAALAAGGPVPYFNALQPEVVRRHPEIAEALAALGEAGLHSPLMSGSGSTCFALARSEAQAQAAAQHLTRRFPGWWVAATSSRSGLPRG